CATCTCGCCTTCCAGGTCGACGTACGGCCACCGGAAGCCGAGTGCTTCCCCCTGCCGGAATCCCATTCCGACGCCAACGATCCAGCGTATCGAGGTGGGGCGTTCGGCCGCTGCTCGCAGGAACGCTTTGGCTTCCTCGATCGTGAACGGGTTCGCTTCTGTCTCGTCGACCGTGGGCGGGTCGACGAGGGTGGCGACGTTCTCGGCGATGATCCGGCGGCGGTGGGCGATTTTCAGGGCGCGGGAGAGGATGCGGTGAACCTTGAGCACGTGGGACGGAGCGTGCCCGGCATCGAGCATCTTCCGGTACATCCGTTCCAGGTGCTCGGGTGCGAGCTTGTCGAGACGGTGCTGCCCGACGCCCGGGACGATGTCGTTGCGGGTCTTGGACCAGTAGTCGTCCAGCGAGCGGGGCTTGAGTCTGAGGCTCGCGATGTCGGTCAGGTACGTCGTCATCCACTGCTCTACGGTCGGCTTGCGGCCGGCCTTCGGGGCGCGTCCCTTGTCCCTGAGCTTCTCCAAGTCGCGGACCTTGCGGCGCACTTCGGGTTCGGTCCGTGCCCGGCGGTGGCGGCGGTCGGGGCTCCCGTCGTCCTTGACGCCCATCGTGACGCGGCCATGCCACCAGCCGTCACTGCCCTCGTAGACGGATGACTCCATGTTCGGATTGCGGGGGCTCATGTGCTCCTCTGTGTTCCTTCATGCGGGAGGCGGCCCCGGACGTTGGTCCAGGGCCGCCTCGGGGGTGCGCGTGCTTTAGCTGGGCTGGGGTTCCAGGGCGTTCACGAATGCCTCAAGGTCGCTTCGGCGGATGCGGCGGGAGCGGCCTCGCTTGACGTACTTCAGGGCGCCTTCGGCCATCAGCTCGTAGACGGTCGAGCGGCCGAAGCGGAGGACTGTGGCAGCTTCCGCGGGGGTGTAGAGCAACTGGTCGGCGGGCGAGAGGGCGAGCACGCGGCTACCTCCGGCTGGGGGCGGGGCCTGTGAATGGAGTTGGTTTCGAGGTCTGCTCAGAAGCTCGTGTCTGTCCGAGGCGTGGATTTCTGCGTCATGGCGTCATGAGCGTCACTTAGGGCTCTGAACTGTGGGTTTGCCTGTCGTAGCGGCTAGGGCGTGCGTCATGTCGGCGTCATGGGGTGCGTCACCGGATGACGCAGGTGACGCAGGATGACGCAGAGCAAACCGTCTGCGTCATGCCTGTTGCTGCAGGTCACATGCCGTTTCCCGGCTCGCGTGACGCGGATGACGCAGGGTCTTCCTTCTTAGGACAAAGAAGGGGCTGCCTTGTTGTAGTTGGGTGCGGCTCAAAGAGCAGAGAAGGAGCCGCTGCGCGGCACGTCCTTGGGGCGGCGCAGGCGCCGAACAGCAAGAGGAGCACCCCCGCCCGGCGTGGTGGTGCTCTTCTTGCTTGTCCGGGTGAGCGTGTGGTCAGAACGCCCGTGCCTGCTCGTGCGGGGCCGCGGGGAGTGTGTGGGTCATTTCGAGGTAGCGGCCCGCGCTGGTGCGGCCTGAGTCGACGAGGACGCGCCGGGCGGCGAGGGTGGGTTGGAGGCGCTTGAGGCGGTCGGAGAGGACTTTGCCGGTGGTCGGCCATCCCTTGGGCAGGGGGCGGGAGTCGTCGCCGCTGTAGAGGCGGCTGAGGCAGGACAGCCACTCGGTTGACGTCATCCGCTGCGCGCCGCCGGGTTCGATGGTCTCGGCGTGCTTGAGGATTGTTTGTGCGAGGAGGTCGCCCTCGATGACGTCGTCGTTCAGGTCGTCCAGGCTGGCCCGGTACGCGGCCAGAGCTCCGAGGCCGGTTGCCGCGTCGAACTGGGCGCAGAGGTGGGCGAAGTCTGCCATCCGCAGATCGGTGGGGGTCTCCGCCTGGGCCGCGCGGACCTTGACGGTGAGGTCGAGGAGGGAGCCGAGGACGACGGGGAGGACTTCCGCGTAGTCCGTCCACAGTTCGGCCTCGGTGCGCCGGATGCGGGGGCGTTCCAGGCGCAGGGGCAGGAGCCGGTCCGCGAGGTCGGGGCGGATGACTCCGACGTCGATCCCGGTCAGGAGCAGGGGGCGGCGGTAGCCGACGCGGAAGACGTCCCCGTCGGTGAACAGGGCGCGCTTGACGCTTTCGGCGCCGGTGACGATGCAGCACATGGCGTCGGACAGGTCGGGTGTCACGTGGGAGAGGTTGTCCAGGGCGGTGACCCATCCCGCGGCAACCGCTGCGATCAGGCTTTCCTCGTCCTTCGGGGCCCTGCGCAGGTCACCGCTCATGCCCTCGATGATCCGGGTGAGCATGCGGCCTCCGGTCGACTTGCCTGCTCCCTGCGGTCCGGTGAGGAACGGTGCGGGGACGGGCACGGATGGGCCGAGGCAGCCGATCAGCCAGGCGATGGCCAGGCACTCGGTCTCGGCGTTGGCGAAGTTGCACAGCCGCATCAGCAGGTCGATGCCCTTGCCGTTCGTGTCCTTGACGGGCAGGGGGAGTTCCCCGGTGAGCTGGGTGCGCCGCCAGCACACCTCATGCGGGTCGGGAACGGTGATGTCCCACCCGGTGGGGTGGATTCGGACGGACTGCCCGTCGTCGCGCCCTAGGTCCAGCCAGGTCGCGCCGTCGAAGCCGGGGGCGACGCGGATGTGGACCGGCTGGACGTCCTCGGTCAGGGCGAGTGCTTCGATCAGGTCCAACGCCTCTTTGAGCGCGGACCCGTTGAACGCGCCGCGTCCGTCGCGGTAGAGGCCGACCATGAGTTCCTGGCGGTGGCTGCCTGTCGTGCCCTGGGAGCGGATCGGGCGGGCCACGGGATGGCCCTTCTTCTGTGCGTACACGGTCCCGTCGGCGGTGCGGAAGTAGCGGAAGTGCGCTTGCGCGTAGTCCGCGATGACCTCGCGGCCGGGAGTCTTGTCGTCCTCAGACATGGTCACAGTCCCAACGTGGTGAGGGCGTTGGTCCACGCGTCCATGCAGTGCCGGGGCGTTTCGCCCTTGGCCTGCGCGGCGGTGAACAGCCGGGCGGTGTGCGTGTCGGTGAGGCAGCCGCACCGGCCGTGGGTGGAGAGCACGGCGAGGAACGTCCGGTAGACGGTGGCGTGCACCGCCTCACGGGCGCTGGTGATGCGCTGTTCGGCCATCGTGATGCCACGGTCGAGATAGGTCGGCGTGCGGTGGGGGCACTGTCCGCCCGCGCTGGGTGCGGGCATGGTGACGGCCATGGGCCGGGCCGGGGCGGGCTCCTTCACGATCAGCGCGTGTACGACGTCTGGTAGGCCCGTGAGGGCTCCGGTGCCGGGTCCGAGCCAACGGGCGTAGGACATGAGCGATTTGATGTCCACGCCGGGTCGGACCGCGTTGGCGGATTGCATGGCGCCCTGGTAGAGCCAGTGTTCGCCGCGCGTTGTCGGTACGGTCCGTGTGGCGGGCAGGGTGGCACGGGCCCACGTGATGGAGTCCGCGTTGTCGAGGTCCACGATGGTCAGGCCCGCGCCCCCGGGGTGATAGGCCACGCCCGCCGCCTCCTGCCATGCCCGCCGCCACGTGGGGGAGTTGAGGATGTGCGGGTCGGTGGTGGCGGCGGCCCAGCCGTGGCATGGTTGCGGGCAGGTGCAGGGGCCGGGAGTCTTCATGTTCGGCCGGCCACCACAGGCGTTCTTGGCGCAGGTCGGGCAGTTGCCGAACGGCACCTTCCCCGCCCGCAGTGGCAGCGGCGGCACGCCCGAGGCTGCCAAGGCGAGAGCGGTAGACAGGTGCTCTCGCCGAATGTCGGTGGGTTGGGTCATGCTGGGAGACCTCCACAGGTCTGTTGAGGGCAGGTGGATTGGCGGCGGCCCCGATTCATTGGCGTGAGGGGGGCCGCCGTTGTCGTTCGCGAGAGTGCTCAGGCCGCTTGCCGGCTTGGCAGGAGCCTGCCGTCGGGGGTCCGGTGCAGGGCTCCGCTCTCGGTGAGGGTCTTGATCTCGCGGGAGACGGTGCCCTTGTTGAGGCCGGTCGTGTCGGCCACGTCCTTGGCGGTGCGGGCCCCGGAGTGCACGGCGGCCAGCACCTTGTCCCGGTTGGTTGCCGCCCCGGTCGCGGCGGGCGTGTTCTTGACCAGGTGCAGCGGCGGGCGCGGAACCTGTCCGCCCGTGGCCTGGGCCGGAGACCAGATCGACTTGGGCAGGGCGCGTACGCCGGCGTCGTCGAGGGTCCAGGTGCGCAGCATGCGCGGTCCGTAGCCCTTGAGGTAGCCGTGGCCTCGGTACTCGCGGCCGTCGGGGATCTGGTGCGGTGCGTAGTGCGCGCAGTCGTCCAGGGCGACTTGTGCCTGTGTTGTGCCGGCCACCCGCAGCGAGAACCGGGTGAGGAGGTTCGGTGCGATCAGCTTGTGCACGCCCGGCGCCCCGCCGTCGGTCAGCGGGTACTGCGTCGCCCACCACAGGACGACACCGCGCGAGCGCCCCAGAGACGACAGCTCGATCAGCCGCTGTAGGCGGTCCTTGTCCTTGGTGATCAGGGCGAGGATCACCTGTCCCTCGTCGACGACGACGGTGAGCTGAGGACCGTCCCACACGCTGATCCCGCGCGCCTTCATGCCAGTCTTGCGGCGGGTCATCTCCGCGTGCGCCTGGTCCACCGCGTCGGTGATGTCGTCGCGTTCCACGGCGACGCGGCAGACCGGTTCCCAGATGTTGGCCTCTTCGCCCTTGCCGTCGATCAGGAGCAGGTCGCCGCGCAGGTGGGCGGTGGCCATGAGGGGACGGAAGGACCAGGACTTGCCGGTGCCGGAGGCGCCGGACACCAACAGCCGTTCGTCGAACGGGATCAGGACCTCGTCCCCGGTCTCGGTGTCCAGGCCGAGGCTCATGGCGAGCGGGTCGGACGGGATGCGCTCTGGAATCCACAGCGAGGAAACCCCCGCGGCTGCCGAACGGGTCGCCAGGCTCAGAACGGCCCAGCCGCCGCGTGAGGCGGAGGTGATCCGTATGCGCAGCGCGGTGCGGGCACCGAGCAGCGCACGGATGGAGTCGGCCTTGTCCGCGAGTGTCTTGACCGTCCACGTGCCGTCCAGCCGGATCTCACAGCGGATGCCGCCCGGCTCCATCGCGGGAGGCGTGGTGACCGTGCCCGACAGACCACGATCCGGGGCGTGCTCGACCCAGTACGGAGGGTCGAGGCGTTCCATGAGCTGACGCTCTTCCACCGAGACCGACTCATCCACCGGCACCCGAAGCTTGCGCCGGCCGAGCGCGAGCGCGGCGACGTTCGCCCCGATCAGCACGGCCGACGTGGTGGCCGGCCAGACGGTGAGTTGCGCGGTGGACATGAGCGCGGACGCGATCGAGGTGGGCACGGCGTGCATCGAGTGCGCCTGGATGGCGCGGGCCTTGAGGGTGGTGGGGTAGTTCACGCGCGCGGTCTTGAGTTTGGCGCGGGTGTCGCGCTCGTGGCTCAGGGCTGCCTTGGCCGCGACGCGGGCGGCGCGGCGGCCGACCGTGAACGGGTTGTTGGACGCGGCGCGGGCGGCGTGTTGCTGCGACTTGGCCGTGGCGTGTGTGGAGCGCGCGGCGTTGTGTTCCTTCTGCGCGGCCATCAGCGACTTCAAGTGCTCGGGGGTACGCAGCTTGTCGCGCCGCTCGGCTTCCAGGTCCCAGCGGGCCGCGAACGGAGCGCACACCGGGGCGAGTGAATCGAGAGCCGTAGTGGTGGTGTTGGTGGTGGTCGACCATGCTTGCTTCCAGTCCACGAAAGGGTCCTCCAAGACCATGAAGGAGGGCCGGTGCGCCGTTGCGTGGCGTCACCGGCCCGCCGGGTTGCAGGGCCGGTGCTGTCGGTTGCGTCGACAGCACCGGTTGCACCCCTGCAACCACATCTGACCTGCGATGTTGCAGAGTTGAGCGATGGGGAGGGGTAGGGGCCCTACGCGCCCGCGCGCGTAGGGCGGCGGAAAAACCAGCCGTGCAACCCCCTCGCGGCGTCCTCAACGGCCGTTCACGGCCCGGGGAATGTGAGCCCACACGCGAGGGGGTCGGGGGCTGTGCGGGCCGCCTACGACTTCCGCCCGCTTGGGGGCGGGGGGAAGTCGTTCAGTGTTTGGGGCGGGCGAGTTTGAGGGTGATGCCGCCAACGCTGATGGGGCCGGTCGTCTGCGCGATGACGGTGACCGCGTGAGCGGCAGTGTCGAGCAGCGCGCACAGGGCGGCGACCAGCCCCCAGCAACCCATGGCGGCGGCCCCGGCGATGACGAGCGGGAACAGGTAGTGGCCCAGAGGGCGCCCGGTCTGGTCGGTGGTGTGGACGATGACGACGACCGGCTGTCCGTTGGCTTCGGCGCGGCGGTAGACGTCGGCGGGAATGTGCGGGGCGATGATCCCCGGCGGGTCACGATGTGCCATCAGGGCCCTCCCTCAGGTCAGTTGGAGTCGGCGCACGGCACGCACGCACACACCGAGCGAGACGAGGGAGGGCGAGACGCCACCGGTGCACGGGCAGCGAGCCACTCGCGTGCGCGGTAGCCATCAACGGCCGGTACCGGCGAGATCGACCGGAACACCGTTGACCGGGCCCCGCAGTTCGGCGTAGCGGGTCGAGACCCAGCCCACCGACCAGCCGCACAACTCCGCAGCCGTGCGCACCGACATGCCCTCCGCGTGCGCGGCGGCCACGATCGCGCGGGCGTCGTCCTCGGACAGCTTCTCCGTGGCAGGACCGGCGGACAGCAGCGCGGCCCGTTCACGCGCCGCCCGCTCCTCCCGCTCGCTCTGTTCACGACGCTCCCGCTCAACACGCTCCCGCTGCTCGCGTTCCGCGCGTTCGGCGGCCTCACGTTCACGGCGTTCACGCTCCCGCTCACGCTGTTCACGCTCCCGGTCCGCACGTTCACGCTGCTCGCACTCGGCACGCTCCCGCGCCTCTTCCCGCTCCCGTTCCTCACGCCGCGCTGCGGCCTCCCGCTCGGCCTGTTCACGGGCCATGCGGGCCTCGTGCTCACGCTGTTCACGGGCGAGTGCCGCCGCGTGCTCGCGTTCCTCGCGGGCCCGCCGTGCGACCTCGTCACGCCGCTCGATCGCGCCCCGTTCGCGGGCTTCCCGCTCGGCCTGCTCCTTGGCTTCCCAAGCAACCACGGCGGCTGTGATGGCCCGCCGGTAGGCGAGTCCTGTCTCCGCCGTGACGATCAAAAGCAGCGGGGCGACCGCATGCACGGCCACACCCACCAGGTCGTTCTTCAGCGCGGAATCGGCCACGTTGAGGGCGAGAGTCATGCAGCCGGTCATCCACCGCAGCGCGATGGGCCACCGCCCGCCGTTGCCCCCGAGCCGGGCCAGCACCGCGTCCAGCCGGACCACGATGACCACCGCCGCATCCACCACCAGCGGCAGAATCGGCGCCGTCCAGGCCCACTGGGCGGGCGTGTGGGCCGAGGCGAGCGGGGTGACGGTGAGGATCGAGTAGAGCATCGCGCCCGCCACGATCAGCCACGTGCCGGCTGACAACGCCCGCTCAGCTGAACGGATGTGAGCGGCGTTCATACGCTCACCCCCGACCATGAACGCACCCGAATCGCGGCGATCAGCACGACCGGGGAGGCGAGGTCGTCGGGGGTCCCGCTGTCCTCGGTCCACTCCCACTCAGCGCCCGG
This is a stretch of genomic DNA from Streptomyces sp. NBC_00285. It encodes these proteins:
- a CDS encoding type IV secretory system conjugative DNA transfer family protein, with protein sequence MDWKQAWSTTTNTTTTALDSLAPVCAPFAARWDLEAERRDKLRTPEHLKSLMAAQKEHNAARSTHATAKSQQHAARAASNNPFTVGRRAARVAAKAALSHERDTRAKLKTARVNYPTTLKARAIQAHSMHAVPTSIASALMSTAQLTVWPATTSAVLIGANVAALALGRRKLRVPVDESVSVEERQLMERLDPPYWVEHAPDRGLSGTVTTPPAMEPGGIRCEIRLDGTWTVKTLADKADSIRALLGARTALRIRITSASRGGWAVLSLATRSAAAGVSSLWIPERIPSDPLAMSLGLDTETGDEVLIPFDERLLVSGASGTGKSWSFRPLMATAHLRGDLLLIDGKGEEANIWEPVCRVAVERDDITDAVDQAHAEMTRRKTGMKARGISVWDGPQLTVVVDEGQVILALITKDKDRLQRLIELSSLGRSRGVVLWWATQYPLTDGGAPGVHKLIAPNLLTRFSLRVAGTTQAQVALDDCAHYAPHQIPDGREYRGHGYLKGYGPRMLRTWTLDDAGVRALPKSIWSPAQATGGQVPRPPLHLVKNTPAATGAATNRDKVLAAVHSGARTAKDVADTTGLNKGTVSREIKTLTESGALHRTPDGRLLPSRQAA
- a CDS encoding ATP-binding protein codes for the protein MSEDDKTPGREVIADYAQAHFRYFRTADGTVYAQKKGHPVARPIRSQGTTGSHRQELMVGLYRDGRGAFNGSALKEALDLIEALALTEDVQPVHIRVAPGFDGATWLDLGRDDGQSVRIHPTGWDITVPDPHEVCWRRTQLTGELPLPVKDTNGKGIDLLMRLCNFANAETECLAIAWLIGCLGPSVPVPAPFLTGPQGAGKSTGGRMLTRIIEGMSGDLRRAPKDEESLIAAVAAGWVTALDNLSHVTPDLSDAMCCIVTGAESVKRALFTDGDVFRVGYRRPLLLTGIDVGVIRPDLADRLLPLRLERPRIRRTEAELWTDYAEVLPVVLGSLLDLTVKVRAAQAETPTDLRMADFAHLCAQFDAATGLGALAAYRASLDDLNDDVIEGDLLAQTILKHAETIEPGGAQRMTSTEWLSCLSRLYSGDDSRPLPKGWPTTGKVLSDRLKRLQPTLAARRVLVDSGRTSAGRYLEMTHTLPAAPHEQARAF
- a CDS encoding helix-turn-helix domain-containing protein; the encoded protein is MLALSPADQLLYTPAEAATVLRFGRSTVYELMAEGALKYVKRGRSRRIRRSDLEAFVNALEPQPS
- a CDS encoding DNA primase translates to MTQPTDIRREHLSTALALAASGVPPLPLRAGKVPFGNCPTCAKNACGGRPNMKTPGPCTCPQPCHGWAAATTDPHILNSPTWRRAWQEAAGVAYHPGGAGLTIVDLDNADSITWARATLPATRTVPTTRGEHWLYQGAMQSANAVRPGVDIKSLMSYARWLGPGTGALTGLPDVVHALIVKEPAPARPMAVTMPAPSAGGQCPHRTPTYLDRGITMAEQRITSAREAVHATVYRTFLAVLSTHGRCGCLTDTHTARLFTAAQAKGETPRHCMDAWTNALTTLGL
- a CDS encoding DUF2637 domain-containing protein, which translates into the protein MNAAHIRSAERALSAGTWLIVAGAMLYSILTVTPLASAHTPAQWAWTAPILPLVVDAAVVIVVRLDAVLARLGGNGGRWPIALRWMTGCMTLALNVADSALKNDLVGVAVHAVAPLLLIVTAETGLAYRRAITAAVVAWEAKEQAEREARERGAIERRDEVARRAREEREHAAALAREQREHEARMAREQAEREAAARREEREREEARERAECEQRERADREREQRERERERREREAAERAEREQRERVERERREQSEREERAARERAALLSAGPATEKLSEDDARAIVAAAHAEGMSVRTAAELCGWSVGWVSTRYAELRGPVNGVPVDLAGTGR